One Fuerstiella marisgermanici DNA window includes the following coding sequences:
- a CDS encoding serine/threonine-protein kinase yields the protein MAAALSDSPSAEDGAGAEFAPTMKSDAKFRPPSVESLAQCFPQLEIIEQIGQGGMGAVYKARQTKLDRIVALKIVRPDNADDASFNERFDREAKTLARLNHPNIVGVYDFGDTEFDVGHGPTVLYYFLMEFVDGMNLRSLIRSKETTPSQALAITAQICDALQYAHDCGVVHRDIKPENILLGTDGRIRIADFGLAKLGGDTELAGLTGTRQVLGTLQYMAPEQMAQSKKVDHRADIYSLGVVFYEMLTGEVPAGVFEPPSKRSGVDHRLDEVVMRALASNPDQRFQKASDVSSRISVISSIAPTAAAISDPNYTAGASTIFENGVAAVAAFVKAGAKGFAAPVGNDLDTTGVSDVVLDRQQVEADGLPDVCIVCGASTKRRTSKEFQYMSENLTGVMVLFMILFFPIGIAIAIMGTRTVRGTLPICHKHRHHWSKLYWWAGLGWLLIPTGVFLGLWVGNFFGSGPQNPALLIGCILSGIAAYVIPLVYMGTTRVAVGKITDTTISLKRVAVKFARTVTDAA from the coding sequence ATGGCTGCCGCCCTGAGCGACTCGCCGTCGGCAGAAGACGGAGCCGGTGCCGAATTCGCGCCAACGATGAAATCTGATGCGAAGTTTCGACCGCCAAGTGTAGAGTCACTCGCACAGTGTTTTCCACAGCTTGAGATCATCGAGCAAATCGGTCAGGGCGGCATGGGAGCCGTCTACAAAGCTCGGCAAACCAAGCTTGATCGCATCGTCGCACTCAAGATCGTGCGACCGGATAACGCGGACGATGCGTCATTTAACGAGCGGTTCGATCGTGAAGCGAAGACGCTGGCTCGGCTAAATCATCCCAACATCGTCGGCGTTTACGACTTTGGTGACACAGAATTCGACGTCGGTCACGGCCCAACAGTGTTGTATTATTTTCTGATGGAATTCGTCGACGGCATGAATCTGCGCAGCTTGATTCGGTCGAAGGAAACCACCCCCAGTCAAGCGTTGGCGATCACAGCTCAGATTTGCGACGCCCTGCAGTACGCTCATGATTGCGGCGTGGTCCACCGCGACATCAAACCGGAAAACATCCTGCTGGGCACCGATGGTCGCATTCGCATCGCTGATTTCGGCCTGGCGAAGCTGGGCGGCGACACGGAACTGGCGGGACTCACGGGAACACGGCAGGTGCTGGGCACGTTGCAATACATGGCCCCTGAACAGATGGCTCAGTCGAAAAAGGTAGATCATCGAGCCGACATTTATTCGCTGGGAGTCGTCTTCTACGAAATGCTAACGGGGGAAGTTCCGGCGGGCGTATTCGAACCGCCTTCGAAACGGTCAGGCGTGGACCACCGTCTGGACGAAGTCGTCATGCGAGCCCTCGCCAGTAACCCGGATCAACGGTTTCAAAAGGCGAGCGACGTCAGCAGCCGCATCAGTGTGATTTCATCGATCGCTCCGACGGCAGCTGCGATCTCGGATCCAAACTATACGGCCGGTGCATCAACAATTTTCGAAAACGGCGTGGCGGCGGTGGCCGCGTTTGTGAAGGCGGGAGCTAAAGGCTTTGCTGCGCCGGTCGGTAACGACCTGGACACTACCGGCGTAAGCGATGTGGTGCTGGATCGGCAGCAAGTGGAAGCTGATGGCCTGCCAGACGTGTGCATCGTGTGCGGCGCGTCAACGAAGCGCAGGACGAGCAAGGAGTTTCAGTACATGTCAGAGAATCTGACCGGTGTGATGGTTCTCTTCATGATTTTGTTTTTCCCGATCGGGATTGCAATTGCGATCATGGGCACAAGGACGGTGCGTGGGACGCTGCCGATATGTCACAAGCACCGACACCACTGGAGCAAACTGTATTGGTGGGCCGGACTGGGGTGGTTGTTGATTCCAACTGGTGTCTTTCTGGGGTTGTGGGTGGGGAATTTTTTCGGCAGCGGCCCCCAAAACCCCGCGCTCCTGATAGGCTGTATTCTGTCCGGGATTGCAGCGTACGTGATCCCACTCGTCTACATGGGGACGACTCGCGTGGCAGTCGGTAAGATCACAGACACAACGATCAGCCTAAAACGCGTGGCCGTGAAGTTTGCCCGAACGGTGACAGATGCGGCGTGA
- a CDS encoding DUF1349 domain-containing protein → MKCLLPTINSGLVLALVVSAFSLPASFADEPEVLKESFDQKTDLKWTVIRSAKDHVSLETNPGMLTLKTQRGTIHGDEKNDAFSGGTQAKNIHLVDREIPDNVDFEATIAVRKFEPQLFYHQIALIAYQDDDNYAKFSMEKTNNPPGQTQVLLVCEDRARPTHNLITPTEIDGPFWLRFERTGPDWICRHSRDGKTFQAIGVHTFEFSDKKRLIKVGFLAKNGGNPAAAEIDVLFDSFELRIFPPVAEVEQE, encoded by the coding sequence ATGAAGTGTCTGTTACCAACGATCAACAGCGGTCTTGTGCTGGCTTTGGTTGTCTCAGCATTTTCTCTTCCTGCATCATTCGCTGATGAACCGGAAGTGCTGAAGGAATCTTTCGACCAAAAGACAGATCTGAAGTGGACAGTCATTCGGTCGGCCAAAGACCACGTTTCGCTGGAAACAAATCCCGGTATGCTGACGCTGAAAACTCAGCGAGGCACCATTCACGGGGACGAAAAGAATGATGCCTTCAGCGGCGGTACTCAGGCAAAGAATATTCATCTGGTCGATCGCGAGATCCCGGACAACGTTGATTTTGAGGCCACGATTGCGGTCCGCAAATTCGAGCCGCAGTTGTTCTACCATCAAATCGCGTTGATCGCGTATCAGGACGACGATAACTACGCCAAGTTCTCGATGGAGAAGACGAACAATCCGCCCGGCCAGACTCAGGTGCTGCTCGTCTGCGAAGACAGGGCTCGTCCGACTCACAACCTGATTACGCCCACGGAAATTGACGGGCCGTTCTGGCTTCGCTTCGAACGCACCGGACCAGACTGGATTTGTCGTCATAGTCGAGACGGAAAAACATTTCAGGCGATCGGCGTGCACACGTTTGAGTTCTCCGATAAAAAGCGGCTCATTAAAGTCGGCTTCCTGGCCAAAAATGGCGGCAACCCTGCGGCGGCAGAAATCGACGTGTTGTTCGATTCGTTTGAATTGAGAATCTTTCCTCCGGTGGCAGAAGTTGAACAAGAATGA
- a CDS encoding amidohydrolase family protein has translation MPDKSQISRRDALAASVAVVGSTTLAARAAASAAVKAEWIDAHSHIWTSDTSVFKLQPGITVEDLAPKDFTAKDLMAVAAPQGVGRVVLIQHNVFHGADNSYLIDAWRQQPDRFRVVAIVDDLRSNAGKAMRQLFQQGVTGLRIRPRKGITDWLQTDGMINMWKTAAETRQSMCCLMNPEHIAEVDAACQRHPDTPVVIDHFARIGVDGTVREKDVSALSGLAKHKHVKVKISAYYALGKKRPPYHDLVPMIKRLFEAYGADRLMWASDCPYQLTGDNSYEASIALIRDHIDFVSDKERRKLLRTTAEQTFFYNQ, from the coding sequence ATGCCGGATAAATCACAAATTTCGCGACGCGACGCATTGGCGGCCAGCGTGGCGGTTGTCGGCAGCACAACACTTGCGGCTCGCGCGGCCGCCAGTGCCGCCGTCAAGGCCGAGTGGATTGATGCTCATTCACACATCTGGACGTCCGACACCAGCGTCTTCAAACTTCAGCCCGGCATCACCGTTGAGGATCTCGCGCCGAAAGACTTCACTGCTAAAGATCTTATGGCGGTAGCTGCGCCGCAGGGGGTGGGGCGAGTTGTACTGATTCAGCACAACGTGTTTCATGGCGCCGATAATTCGTATCTGATCGATGCCTGGCGGCAGCAGCCCGACCGGTTTCGAGTCGTTGCGATCGTCGACGACCTGCGTTCCAACGCCGGGAAAGCCATGCGACAACTGTTTCAGCAGGGAGTCACCGGTCTTCGTATTCGGCCGCGGAAAGGCATTACCGACTGGCTGCAAACGGACGGCATGATCAACATGTGGAAGACGGCCGCAGAAACTCGACAGTCCATGTGTTGCCTGATGAATCCGGAGCACATTGCTGAAGTGGACGCGGCCTGTCAACGCCATCCGGACACGCCCGTTGTCATCGACCACTTCGCCCGCATTGGCGTTGACGGAACGGTTCGCGAAAAAGACGTCTCCGCGTTGTCCGGCCTGGCAAAACACAAGCACGTGAAGGTCAAGATCTCAGCCTACTATGCCCTGGGCAAAAAGCGTCCGCCGTATCACGACCTCGTCCCTATGATCAAACGGCTGTTCGAAGCCTACGGAGCTGACCGGCTGATGTGGGCCAGCGACTGTCCCTATCAATTGACGGGTGATAACTCATACGAAGCATCGATCGCGCTGATTCGCGATCACATCGATTTTGTTAGCGACAAGGAACGGCGAAAGCTGTTACGCACAACGGCGGAACAAACGTTTTTCTACAACCAGTAG
- a CDS encoding type II CAAX prenyl endopeptidase Rce1 family protein — translation MTRSIDRHEGVALWDSVWSLRVVVLGLLGLLGLLLPALVRGLTALAQSWRHLVSGLTVWLIVFVPPILLMVVLPLVTRQPRGAPLLRPSKRTLAIELLVSLPIAVVCLVVVYFYIEIVTRYAPESRMGTASVEGMMRWPSGPVLYSFLFFMVIVGPICEEIFFRGFLYNAFRRRMPAVVAVVLQAVIFGFSHPYPMAGVGSVTVLGVCLAAAYHWRKTILAPILVHAFFNGLIALQILAVVHTNADMAVVGIGPQHDGVGCIIESVTDHSPAAESGLQPGDDIIEFGDYSILNSEHLYTAVRLYNPGDVVTVLFERDGKTWEVDVELVSRQTLAERWKDEVE, via the coding sequence ATGACACGTTCTATTGATCGACACGAAGGCGTCGCCCTGTGGGATTCGGTCTGGTCGTTGCGCGTTGTCGTGTTGGGCTTGTTGGGCTTGTTGGGCTTGTTGCTGCCCGCGCTGGTGCGGGGCCTGACAGCTTTGGCTCAGAGTTGGCGGCACCTGGTCTCCGGATTGACCGTGTGGCTGATAGTTTTTGTGCCTCCGATTCTTCTAATGGTAGTGCTGCCGCTGGTAACGCGACAACCTCGCGGTGCACCGTTGCTGCGGCCGTCGAAGAGAACCCTCGCAATCGAATTGCTGGTCTCTTTACCAATCGCCGTGGTGTGTCTTGTGGTGGTGTATTTCTACATTGAAATCGTCACCCGCTACGCTCCCGAAAGTCGCATGGGCACGGCATCTGTCGAAGGGATGATGCGATGGCCTTCCGGGCCGGTGCTGTATTCCTTCCTGTTTTTTATGGTGATCGTCGGCCCCATTTGTGAAGAAATATTCTTTCGCGGATTTCTCTACAATGCGTTCCGTCGCCGCATGCCAGCCGTAGTGGCCGTTGTGTTGCAGGCCGTGATCTTTGGATTCAGCCACCCGTATCCGATGGCGGGCGTCGGATCAGTGACCGTGTTGGGAGTATGTCTTGCCGCTGCTTATCATTGGCGGAAGACAATTCTTGCCCCCATCCTCGTGCATGCCTTTTTCAACGGGCTGATTGCTCTGCAGATCCTTGCAGTGGTTCATACAAACGCGGACATGGCCGTCGTGGGCATTGGACCGCAACACGACGGCGTCGGCTGCATTATTGAGTCTGTCACAGATCATTCACCAGCGGCGGAATCGGGCCTGCAACCGGGGGACGACATCATCGAATTCGGCGATTACTCGATCCTGAACAGTGAACACCTTTACACCGCTGTCCGACTGTACAATCCCGGTGACGTCGTGACAGTGCTGTTTGAGCGAGACGGTAAAACGTGGGAGGTGGACGTCGAGCTTGTTTCGCGACAGACGCTGGCCGAGCGCTGGAAGGACGAGGTCGAATAG
- a CDS encoding tRNA1(Val) (adenine(37)-N6)-methyltransferase: protein MSPPFHFKQFAVQQDRCAMKVGTDAILLGTWADGNLTPRILDIGTGTGVVALMMAQRFPAAHITAVEVDRDASEQAASNFAASQWADRLTVEHIAIQGYATHATFDLIISNPPFFSGSLKPPDDQRRVARHDDGLPHGDLLYAASRLQSPGGRLAVILPVDQGEEFRRLAAEYGLHCHRQCYVKPTPHKPPHRLLMEFTSNECGPTTEPELVVEIKRHEYSPEFAAMAKPFLLKL, encoded by the coding sequence ATGTCCCCACCGTTCCACTTCAAACAATTCGCAGTGCAGCAGGATCGCTGCGCGATGAAAGTCGGTACGGATGCGATTCTACTCGGCACATGGGCGGATGGTAACCTCACCCCACGCATTCTGGATATCGGCACAGGAACCGGTGTGGTCGCTCTGATGATGGCTCAACGTTTTCCTGCCGCTCACATCACAGCGGTGGAAGTCGACAGGGATGCGAGCGAACAGGCCGCGTCGAACTTTGCCGCCAGCCAGTGGGCCGATCGACTAACAGTTGAGCATATTGCGATCCAGGGCTACGCAACGCACGCAACTTTCGACCTGATCATTTCCAACCCGCCGTTCTTTTCCGGCAGCCTGAAACCGCCGGACGATCAGCGTCGCGTGGCTCGCCACGATGATGGCTTGCCGCATGGCGATCTGCTTTACGCGGCTTCGAGGTTACAAAGTCCTGGCGGACGACTGGCCGTCATATTGCCTGTCGATCAGGGCGAAGAATTCAGAAGGCTTGCGGCGGAGTATGGACTTCACTGCCATCGCCAATGTTATGTGAAGCCAACACCGCACAAGCCCCCGCACCGGTTGCTTATGGAATTCACATCAAACGAGTGCGGCCCTACGACGGAGCCTGAATTAGTCGTCGAAATTAAACGGCATGAGTACTCGCCGGAGTTTGCGGCGATGGCAAAGCCATTTCTGTTAAAGTTGTAG